In one window of Streptomyces sp. FXJ1.172 DNA:
- a CDS encoding AraC family transcriptional regulator has protein sequence MDLLSDHLVRARATGAVFARTVTEPPWGLHLGGSTQLSVHTVVRGRGYLWLDTPGSAVELIPGSVTLVRGGPHHYIGNEPGATCLEPEEFRARHARTSPEDNPQATVFLCGAYQFSGEVGSGLLDALPQVLTLSAADDDPLRDVITLLSRELVRTELAQQIVLDRLLDLLLVLAIRSEFRRSTTAPRWYRASADPRLAAALQAMHENAAHPWTVPELAAISGLSRAAFARVFREALGQAPMQYLTEWRMTIARDHLRADDLTLPQIADAVGYGSPFAFAAAFRRHHGEPPGTWRQRERGTAETRLLTNTHPGP, from the coding sequence ATGGACCTGCTGTCTGACCACCTGGTGCGGGCGCGCGCCACCGGCGCGGTGTTCGCGCGGACGGTCACCGAACCACCGTGGGGACTGCATCTTGGCGGTTCGACACAGCTGTCGGTGCACACCGTCGTCCGTGGCCGCGGCTACCTCTGGCTGGACACCCCCGGCAGCGCCGTGGAACTCATACCGGGAAGCGTCACGCTGGTGCGCGGCGGGCCGCACCACTACATCGGGAATGAGCCGGGCGCCACATGCCTGGAGCCGGAGGAGTTCCGGGCCCGTCACGCCCGGACGAGCCCCGAGGACAACCCACAGGCCACGGTGTTCCTGTGCGGCGCGTACCAGTTCTCCGGCGAGGTCGGCAGCGGGCTGCTGGACGCACTGCCCCAGGTTCTGACCCTATCGGCGGCCGACGACGATCCCCTGCGGGACGTGATCACTTTGCTGTCCCGCGAACTGGTCCGGACCGAACTCGCCCAGCAGATCGTCCTGGATCGCCTCCTGGACCTGCTTCTCGTCCTGGCCATACGCAGCGAATTCCGCCGCAGCACGACCGCGCCCCGCTGGTACCGGGCATCCGCGGACCCCCGCCTTGCCGCCGCGCTACAGGCCATGCACGAGAATGCGGCCCACCCGTGGACGGTCCCCGAACTGGCCGCGATCAGCGGCCTGTCCCGCGCCGCCTTCGCGCGGGTGTTCCGGGAGGCACTCGGTCAGGCCCCCATGCAGTACCTGACCGAATGGCGCATGACCATCGCCCGCGACCACCTGCGCGCCGACGATCTCACACTGCCCCAGATCGCCGACGCCGTCGGCTACGGCTCACCCTTCGCCTTCGCCGCCGCCTTCCGCCGCCACCACGGAGAACCACCCGGAACCTGGCGGCAGAGGGAACGAGGGACCGCAGAGACACGACTGCTCACCAACACCCACCCCGGCCCATGA
- the istA gene encoding IS21 family transposase — MSLREIAKETGLNRRTVAKYLSGEVSAAPPQREPNGRPRRRVVDEVAPLIDAMLRAEILLKGAVIHERLVQEYGVTINYQRVKLYLQEARPRIAEELGISPGELAGLHRRFEVVPGAQAQVDWGDEGKVLAHVGIPKVYSFHMTLSYSRDPFCCFTTSQDLATFFDCHRQAFVHFGGVPMTIVYDRTKTVVRRHVAPGEAVPLHPEAVAFAGHYDFDIDVLAAYRPQGKGRVERQVGIVRDHVLAGRAFASIEEMNAAFAAWVPLRRAKVHGTHGEVIGHRAVRDHMALRPLPETPYVVAQRHLRHVGKDCLVAFDANLYSVPARRVRPASWSRSVPRSPRSRCTRRFPARTVRLCWPPIRGLWAAAPASSTTGTGTVCLPAPAAASPPATARLRPAESSHLGRRPARCRPC; from the coding sequence ATGAGCCTGCGGGAGATCGCGAAGGAGACCGGGCTGAACCGCCGCACGGTCGCGAAGTACCTGTCGGGTGAGGTGTCGGCTGCGCCGCCGCAGCGGGAGCCGAACGGACGGCCACGGCGGCGGGTGGTGGACGAGGTTGCCCCGCTGATCGACGCGATGCTCAGGGCGGAGATCCTGCTCAAAGGGGCGGTGATCCACGAGCGCCTGGTCCAGGAGTACGGGGTCACGATCAACTACCAGCGGGTGAAGCTCTACCTGCAGGAGGCCAGGCCCCGGATCGCCGAGGAACTCGGGATCAGCCCGGGTGAACTGGCCGGTCTGCACCGCCGGTTCGAGGTGGTGCCTGGGGCTCAGGCTCAGGTGGACTGGGGTGATGAGGGCAAGGTCCTCGCTCATGTCGGCATTCCGAAGGTCTACTCGTTCCACATGACGTTGTCGTACTCGCGCGACCCGTTCTGCTGCTTCACCACCAGCCAGGACCTGGCGACCTTCTTCGACTGCCACCGGCAGGCGTTCGTGCACTTCGGCGGGGTGCCGATGACGATCGTCTACGACCGGACCAAGACCGTCGTGCGCCGGCACGTCGCCCCGGGCGAGGCGGTCCCGCTGCATCCGGAGGCGGTCGCGTTCGCCGGGCACTACGACTTCGATATCGACGTGCTGGCCGCCTACCGGCCGCAGGGCAAGGGTCGCGTCGAGCGGCAGGTCGGCATCGTCCGCGATCACGTGCTGGCCGGACGGGCCTTTGCGTCCATCGAGGAGATGAACGCCGCTTTCGCGGCCTGGGTGCCGCTGCGGCGTGCGAAGGTGCATGGCACTCATGGCGAGGTCATCGGCCATCGGGCGGTGCGTGACCACATGGCTCTGCGTCCGTTGCCCGAGACTCCGTATGTGGTCGCCCAACGGCATCTGCGGCACGTTGGCAAGGATTGCCTGGTCGCTTTCGACGCGAACCTCTACTCGGTGCCCGCCCGCAGGGTCCGCCCCGCCAGCTGGTCGAGATCCGTGCCACGAAGTCCCAGGTCACGCTGCACTCGACGGTTCCCGGCTCGGACGGTGAGACTCTGCTGGCCGCCCATCCGAGGGCTGTGGGCCGCGGCGCCCGCATCGTCGACGACAGGCACTGGGACGGTCTGCCTACCGGCGCCGGCCGCCGCGTCACCACCGGCGACAGCCCGCCTTCGCCCCGCCGAGAGCTCTCATCTGGGCCGGAGGCCGGCCCGCTGCAGGCCCTGCTGA
- a CDS encoding alpha/beta fold hydrolase — MTVSIEQWWSEGELLPLTVAGVPRQVFVRRIGSGPVMTLLHGFPSSSHDWARAVPALAARHTLLIPDFLGFGASEKPADHDYSIHEQADLVVALWQHEAVTSTHLVAHDYGATVAQELLARSADGSLRSRITSLTLLNGGIYPELHRPEAAQTALLDPEIGPRLSASLTGELMATALAPTFAEHYDSSADTAAMWKCMSHGDGHLNSHRLIHYITDRTAHRDRWVEAMETSDLPKTFIWGLLDPISGAHIAERIAERMPNATLHALADVGHWPLLETPQRVASLILTTGGSG; from the coding sequence ATGACGGTCAGTATCGAGCAATGGTGGTCCGAAGGCGAACTGCTCCCGCTCACCGTCGCGGGAGTCCCGCGCCAGGTGTTCGTCCGCCGCATCGGCAGCGGCCCCGTGATGACCCTGCTCCACGGGTTCCCCAGTTCGTCGCACGACTGGGCCCGGGCGGTACCTGCTCTCGCCGCTCGACACACTCTCCTCATACCGGACTTCCTCGGCTTCGGCGCGAGCGAGAAGCCGGCCGATCACGACTACTCGATCCACGAGCAGGCCGACCTGGTGGTCGCGTTGTGGCAGCACGAGGCGGTGACCTCGACGCATCTGGTGGCACACGACTATGGGGCCACCGTGGCGCAGGAGCTGCTCGCGCGCAGCGCCGACGGGTCATTGAGGAGTCGGATCACGAGCCTGACGCTGCTGAACGGCGGCATCTACCCGGAACTCCACCGGCCGGAAGCGGCCCAGACAGCGCTGCTCGACCCGGAGATCGGCCCCCGGCTCAGCGCATCGCTGACCGGCGAACTCATGGCCACCGCCCTCGCACCGACCTTCGCCGAGCACTACGACTCAAGCGCCGACACAGCCGCGATGTGGAAGTGCATGAGCCACGGTGACGGCCATCTGAACTCCCACCGGCTGATCCACTACATCACCGACCGCACTGCCCACCGCGACCGATGGGTGGAAGCCATGGAGACCAGCGATCTGCCCAAGACGTTCATCTGGGGCCTGCTTGACCCCATCTCGGGTGCCCACATCGCCGAGCGGATCGCCGAACGCATGCCGAACGCGACACTCCACGCCCTTGCGGACGTCGGCCACTGGCCCCTGCTGGAGACGCCGCAACGTGTCGCCTCACTGATCCTCACCACGGGGGGAAGCGGCTGA
- a CDS encoding alpha/beta fold hydrolase — translation MIPSHSRRKFLATSAAAAAAVTAGSLGVLHAQSAVAAEGGTGRGPLAGASAEGFGTVSQAPHLPAGFTETFTSRFVHANGLRQHVVVGGSGPALLLVHGWPETWYAWRLLMPTLAKDFTVIAVDQRGIGLTDKPQDGYDTATLADDLAALMDELGHQRFAVVGHDTGMPIAYALAADHPGRVDRLVVAEAPLPGISISPPAFGPEWLNDRIWHIGFNRLATINELLVRGREGIFFGFEFDINAAKKLPDYAVDYYISTASDRDALRGSFSFYRAFDTTLAQNLERQKSGLLTMPVLAIGGALSIADGAGVTMKAAAHDVQTVVIPDTGHWVAEEAPEQMLAALTPFLVPYRAAHTAA, via the coding sequence ATGATTCCGTCGCATTCTCGGCGGAAGTTCCTCGCCACGTCGGCCGCAGCGGCGGCTGCAGTGACCGCCGGATCCCTCGGTGTGCTCCACGCCCAGTCGGCCGTAGCAGCCGAAGGAGGAACCGGCCGCGGACCGCTGGCGGGCGCGAGTGCGGAAGGCTTCGGCACCGTCTCCCAGGCGCCGCACCTGCCCGCAGGGTTCACCGAGACGTTCACCAGCCGGTTCGTCCACGCCAATGGACTGCGCCAGCACGTGGTCGTCGGCGGCAGCGGGCCGGCGCTGCTGCTCGTGCACGGCTGGCCCGAGACCTGGTACGCCTGGCGCCTGCTGATGCCCACCCTGGCCAAGGACTTCACCGTCATCGCCGTCGACCAACGCGGCATCGGCCTGACCGACAAGCCCCAGGACGGCTACGACACGGCCACCCTCGCCGACGACCTGGCCGCCCTGATGGACGAGCTCGGCCACCAGCGGTTCGCCGTCGTCGGCCACGACACCGGAATGCCGATCGCCTACGCCCTTGCCGCCGACCACCCGGGGCGGGTCGACCGCCTGGTCGTCGCCGAGGCGCCCCTCCCGGGCATCAGCATCTCGCCGCCGGCCTTCGGCCCCGAGTGGCTCAACGACCGGATCTGGCACATCGGCTTCAACCGCCTCGCCACGATAAACGAGCTGCTCGTCAGAGGACGGGAAGGGATCTTCTTCGGCTTCGAGTTCGACATCAACGCTGCGAAGAAGCTACCCGACTACGCCGTCGACTACTACATCAGCACTGCCTCCGACCGCGACGCGCTGCGCGGCAGCTTCAGCTTCTACCGCGCGTTCGACACCACGCTCGCGCAGAACCTGGAACGCCAGAAGTCCGGCTTGCTCACCATGCCCGTCCTGGCAATCGGCGGAGCGCTCAGCATTGCCGACGGAGCCGGGGTCACCATGAAGGCTGCTGCACACGACGTGCAGACCGTGGTCATCCCCGACACCGGCCATTGGGTCGCCGAAGAGGCACCCGAGCAGATGCTGGCGGCGCTGACCCCGTTTCTGGTCCCCTACCGCGCAGCGCACACCGCCGCCTGA
- a CDS encoding maleylpyruvate isomerase family mycothiol-dependent enzyme: protein MPLATDGYLATLREEAAALEQLLRIADPATPVATCGSWSMYDLGIHLGQASRFAAALLQTGQVPREHFAPTAGQEIADWYAGGAAAILATLEETDPTTPTWAFGYEGAVAALWFRRVAQDTAVHLVDAQLATGADVHVDPLIAADGVDEVFAVMVPRVWQNGEQKPLPAPVALHTTDTGHSWLIQPGDMPQALPVDSEAAAATVQAPAAELLLALWKRQPANPEWISGDIAAANALLTATLTL from the coding sequence TTGCCGCTCGCCACCGACGGGTATCTGGCCACCCTGCGTGAGGAGGCGGCGGCGCTCGAGCAGCTGCTGCGCATCGCGGACCCGGCCACCCCGGTGGCCACCTGTGGCAGTTGGAGCATGTACGACCTGGGCATCCATCTGGGCCAGGCGTCCCGCTTCGCGGCAGCCCTGCTGCAGACCGGGCAGGTGCCCCGCGAGCACTTCGCCCCGACGGCCGGGCAGGAGATTGCCGACTGGTACGCCGGGGGCGCGGCCGCAATCCTGGCCACCCTGGAGGAGACCGACCCCACCACACCGACCTGGGCGTTCGGCTACGAAGGCGCGGTGGCGGCGCTCTGGTTCCGCCGCGTGGCCCAGGACACCGCGGTCCACCTGGTCGATGCCCAACTGGCCACCGGGGCCGACGTGCATGTCGATCCGCTGATCGCGGCTGACGGCGTGGACGAGGTGTTCGCCGTGATGGTCCCCAGGGTCTGGCAGAACGGCGAGCAGAAGCCGCTGCCGGCGCCCGTGGCACTTCACACCACCGACACCGGACACAGCTGGCTGATCCAGCCGGGCGACATGCCGCAGGCCTTGCCGGTTGACTCGGAGGCCGCGGCGGCCACGGTGCAGGCCCCCGCCGCCGAGTTGCTGCTCGCCCTGTGGAAGCGGCAGCCCGCAAACCCGGAATGGATCAGCGGTGACATCGCCGCGGCCAACGCCCTGCTGACGGCCACGTTGACGCTCTGA
- a CDS encoding putative quinol monooxygenase: MIKAVGGANGCGTLPCRHQWRSDRCASWECGFTPNPTFTARETVPRGFARISVVIARLIPAPGKTQEVLDVYRELAPLVHQEPGCKLFALHTDGKDVFIVEHWLTSEDFQAHLASSNLQRIRDATKPLLTEPSEIWPVQSVPLGDPDKGVIH, encoded by the coding sequence ATGATCAAGGCTGTTGGCGGCGCCAACGGTTGTGGCACGCTACCGTGCCGCCACCAGTGGCGTAGCGACCGGTGCGCATCATGGGAGTGCGGCTTCACCCCGAATCCCACGTTTACGGCGCGGGAGACCGTCCCGAGAGGTTTTGCACGCATCTCCGTTGTCATCGCCCGCCTGATCCCCGCGCCGGGCAAGACCCAAGAGGTGCTCGACGTGTACCGCGAGCTCGCCCCGCTGGTCCATCAGGAACCGGGATGCAAGCTCTTCGCACTACATACCGATGGCAAGGACGTCTTCATCGTCGAGCACTGGCTCACCTCCGAGGACTTCCAGGCGCACCTGGCCAGCTCGAATCTTCAGCGGATCAGGGACGCGACAAAGCCCCTACTGACCGAACCCAGCGAGATCTGGCCGGTGCAAAGCGTCCCCCTCGGCGACCCCGACAAGGGCGTGATCCACTAG
- the istB gene encoding IS21-like element helper ATPase IstB, with protein sequence MSELTGTRIRTTAVKLGLPHLADVLNQYIQRADEDKMGYLDFLDLVLSEELAVKDDRRFRQGLRLSKLPHHKTLDDYDFSFQPELDPRKVKDLASLSFVEEKANVALLGPPGVGKTHIAVALAVAACRAGYSIYFTSLDDMVRNLKAAEAAGRLTSKLGTYLRPGVLVVDEVGYQPLERAEANLVFQVISKRYEKGSIILTSNKAFSEWGQVFGDEVLATAILDRLLHHCEVVPINGNSYRLKNRLQAIERDTDVA encoded by the coding sequence TTGAGCGAGCTGACCGGCACCCGCATCCGCACCACGGCCGTCAAGCTCGGCCTGCCTCACCTGGCCGATGTCCTGAACCAGTACATCCAGCGGGCTGACGAGGACAAGATGGGCTATCTCGACTTCCTCGACCTGGTGCTGTCCGAGGAACTCGCCGTCAAGGACGACCGGCGTTTTCGTCAGGGCCTGCGGCTGTCGAAGCTGCCGCACCACAAGACGCTGGACGACTACGACTTCTCCTTCCAGCCCGAGCTCGACCCCCGCAAGGTCAAGGACCTCGCCAGCCTCTCCTTCGTCGAGGAGAAGGCCAATGTTGCCCTGCTCGGCCCGCCCGGCGTCGGTAAGACGCACATCGCCGTCGCCCTGGCCGTCGCGGCCTGTCGGGCCGGCTACTCGATCTACTTCACCAGCCTCGACGACATGGTCCGCAACCTCAAAGCCGCCGAGGCGGCAGGTCGGCTGACCAGCAAGCTCGGCACGTATCTGCGGCCGGGCGTGCTCGTGGTCGATGAGGTGGGATACCAGCCCCTCGAGCGAGCGGAGGCGAACCTGGTCTTCCAGGTGATCTCCAAGCGTTACGAGAAGGGCTCGATCATCCTGACCTCGAACAAGGCCTTCAGCGAGTGGGGTCAGGTCTTCGGCGACGAGGTCCTCGCCACCGCCATCCTCGACCGCCTCCTGCACCACTGCGAGGTCGTTCCCATCAACGGCAACAGCTACCGGCTCAAGAACCGGCTCCAGGCCATCGAGCGTGACACCGACGTGGCCTGA
- a CDS encoding TetR/AcrR family transcriptional regulator: MTQRVTKRRRETNERLLDAAEQAFAECGFQGVSIAELCARAGYTTGAFYSNYDSKDELFLALFTRRSEIVLKQLSEAVDQALVSEQPVATFIELASVVDEQTRTWFLISTEFTLHAIRNPEAAQALARHDAAIRAAIAELLAPLLATTQRQVTETDLDMLLRLVVAVREGGLAQSLVEPAALPHGELERRFLPALFGGLR, translated from the coding sequence ATGACACAGCGCGTGACCAAGAGACGACGTGAGACGAACGAGCGCCTGCTCGACGCGGCCGAGCAGGCGTTCGCCGAGTGCGGGTTTCAGGGTGTCTCGATCGCGGAGCTGTGCGCACGGGCCGGCTACACGACCGGCGCGTTCTATTCGAACTACGACTCCAAGGACGAACTCTTCCTCGCGCTGTTCACTCGACGCTCCGAGATCGTCCTGAAACAGCTGAGTGAGGCGGTGGACCAAGCCCTCGTCTCCGAGCAACCGGTCGCCACGTTCATCGAGCTGGCGAGCGTCGTGGACGAGCAGACGCGAACCTGGTTCCTCATCTCCACCGAGTTCACTCTCCACGCCATCCGCAACCCCGAGGCGGCCCAAGCCCTCGCCCGCCACGACGCGGCGATCCGGGCGGCAATCGCGGAGCTGCTCGCACCACTCCTCGCGACCACACAGCGCCAGGTGACCGAGACGGATCTCGACATGCTGCTGCGCCTCGTCGTCGCCGTCCGGGAAGGCGGACTGGCCCAAAGCCTGGTGGAACCGGCAGCGCTCCCGCACGGCGAGCTGGAACGCCGGTTCCTGCCCGCACTGTTCGGAGGGCTCCGATGA
- a CDS encoding VOC family protein — protein sequence MIDHVYIAVSDLKRSSAFYLAALKPLGWKEIGSYESDTPGVPSLFGLCDQVYGSGKAVGASIWLRERQPGETGLYLGLVADSPAEVDAAYSAALAAGGQDDGGAGPRPHFGPGYYAANVTDLDGNRLEIVNKTINPKRPA from the coding sequence ATGATTGATCACGTGTACATCGCGGTGAGCGATCTCAAGCGCTCAAGCGCTTTCTATCTCGCGGCGCTCAAGCCGCTTGGGTGGAAAGAGATCGGTTCCTACGAATCGGACACTCCGGGTGTCCCCAGCCTCTTCGGACTCTGCGATCAAGTCTATGGATCGGGTAAAGCTGTCGGTGCCAGCATCTGGCTGCGTGAGCGGCAGCCAGGTGAGACCGGCCTCTACCTCGGCCTCGTCGCCGACAGTCCGGCCGAAGTAGACGCTGCGTATTCTGCCGCCCTGGCCGCCGGCGGCCAGGATGACGGTGGAGCGGGTCCGCGTCCGCACTTCGGACCCGGATACTACGCCGCGAATGTCACTGACCTCGACGGCAACCGACTTGAGATCGTCAACAAGACCATCAATCCAAAGCGCCCAGCCTGA
- a CDS encoding NmrA family NAD(P)-binding protein has protein sequence MNNETRPTALVLGGTGRTGSLLAEGLAQRGVAPRTAARTGADVRFDWDDPATHSGALVGVDRLYLVTPTMRVSYADQVGAFLDLAEAAGVRHVTYLSVHNADQAPAGIDIAAVEADLASRPGITHTVLRPAWVMQNFTDDHLPVIGGVITAPSTGGREAFVDAADIAAVAAETLLAPETHAGATYSLTGPQALTFREVAGTIAAVSGHPVVYHDIDQEAWISGALAAGVPADFAVMMRWLTGAIIAGSGATPTGDIEKVTGWPATTFREFAERNADVWISQGPGAAPVARETKQAR, from the coding sequence ATGAACAACGAAACACGCCCCACCGCACTCGTTCTGGGCGGTACGGGCCGGACTGGTTCGCTGCTGGCCGAGGGCCTCGCCCAGCGAGGGGTCGCTCCCCGTACCGCGGCACGCACCGGAGCGGACGTTCGGTTCGACTGGGACGACCCGGCCACCCACTCCGGCGCCCTGGTCGGCGTCGACCGCCTGTACCTGGTGACACCTACCATGCGAGTCAGCTACGCCGACCAGGTCGGCGCCTTCCTGGACCTCGCCGAGGCGGCCGGCGTGCGCCACGTCACCTATCTGAGCGTTCACAACGCCGACCAGGCGCCGGCCGGGATCGACATCGCGGCCGTCGAGGCCGACCTGGCCTCCCGGCCTGGCATCACCCACACGGTCCTGCGCCCCGCATGGGTGATGCAGAACTTCACCGACGACCACCTCCCGGTCATCGGCGGAGTGATCACGGCCCCGAGCACCGGCGGCAGGGAGGCCTTCGTCGATGCGGCCGACATCGCGGCGGTCGCGGCCGAGACGCTGTTGGCACCCGAAACCCACGCCGGCGCCACCTACTCGCTCACCGGCCCGCAGGCCCTCACCTTCCGCGAGGTCGCGGGCACTATTGCTGCCGTGAGTGGCCACCCCGTCGTCTACCACGACATTGACCAGGAGGCATGGATCTCCGGTGCGCTCGCCGCGGGTGTCCCCGCCGACTTCGCGGTGATGATGCGCTGGCTCACCGGCGCCATCATCGCGGGCAGCGGAGCCACGCCCACCGGCGACATCGAGAAGGTCACGGGGTGGCCGGCCACCACGTTCCGCGAGTTCGCCGAGCGCAACGCCGACGTCTGGATCTCGCAAGGGCCCGGCGCCGCCCCGGTGGCACGAGAGACGAAGCAAGCCCGCTGA
- a CDS encoding winged helix-turn-helix transcriptional regulator, with amino-acid sequence MRKVSGPTDDSPACSIERSLQVLGERWTLLVLRDIFAGKHRFAEIQSSLGIAPNLLSDRLKLLSEAGVLRTRTYQEPGSRHRLSYHLTPAGQELQLVLAALQQWGDHHRPRPSGPSSLRRMRSTGQAVRVGFLDDDGHELPAEGVTFVMNTGPGA; translated from the coding sequence ATGAGGAAGGTGTCCGGTCCCACGGACGATTCGCCGGCCTGCTCCATCGAGCGCAGCCTGCAAGTGCTTGGCGAGCGTTGGACTCTGCTGGTCCTACGCGACATCTTCGCGGGCAAGCACAGGTTCGCCGAAATCCAGTCGTCCCTCGGCATCGCGCCGAACCTGCTCAGTGACAGGCTCAAGCTTCTCAGCGAGGCCGGTGTGTTGCGCACGCGGACGTACCAGGAGCCGGGCAGTCGGCATCGGCTGAGCTACCACCTGACTCCGGCTGGGCAGGAGCTGCAACTCGTGCTGGCGGCTCTCCAGCAGTGGGGCGACCACCACCGCCCTCGCCCGTCTGGACCCTCCTCTCTGCGGCGAATGCGTTCCACGGGTCAGGCCGTGCGGGTCGGGTTCCTCGACGACGACGGCCACGAGTTGCCCGCCGAAGGCGTGACGTTCGTGATGAATACGGGGCCCGGGGCCTGA
- a CDS encoding class II aldolase/adducin family protein — protein sequence MTLTQRHAPEMLDLIRANIGPIPDDFDLPLPPTGLSVEEERDVRKQELAAAFRVFGKLGFSEGVAGHITARDPEFPDTFWVNPFGMSFHQIKVSDLVRVDHEGNLLHGKRPVNRAALCIHAEVHKARPDAVAAAHAHSLHGKAFSALGIPLAPLTQDACAFFEDQGLYADYRGVVSDSDEGRRIGEALGSSKAVILKNHGLLTVGQSVAAAAWWFITMERSCQAQLLAMAAGTPHEIDRETAEQVRTQIGGPLAGWFQFRPLWDQIIASSPDLFG from the coding sequence ATGACGCTCACGCAGCGCCACGCCCCCGAGATGCTTGACCTGATCCGAGCCAACATCGGCCCGATCCCCGACGACTTCGATCTCCCGCTCCCGCCCACGGGGCTTTCGGTCGAGGAGGAGCGCGACGTACGCAAGCAGGAACTCGCCGCCGCCTTCCGGGTCTTCGGGAAGCTGGGCTTCTCCGAGGGAGTCGCCGGGCACATCACTGCCCGTGACCCCGAATTCCCCGACACGTTCTGGGTCAACCCGTTCGGGATGAGTTTCCATCAGATCAAGGTCTCCGACCTGGTCCGGGTCGACCACGAAGGCAATCTGCTGCACGGCAAGCGCCCGGTGAACCGTGCCGCCCTCTGCATCCACGCCGAGGTACACAAGGCCCGCCCCGACGCCGTCGCGGCCGCACACGCGCACTCCCTCCACGGCAAGGCGTTCTCAGCACTCGGGATCCCGCTGGCACCACTCACCCAGGACGCCTGCGCCTTCTTCGAGGACCAGGGCCTCTACGCCGACTATCGCGGAGTCGTGAGCGACTCCGACGAGGGGCGCCGCATCGGCGAGGCGCTCGGCTCGTCGAAGGCCGTCATCCTGAAGAACCACGGCCTGCTGACCGTCGGACAGTCGGTTGCCGCCGCCGCGTGGTGGTTCATCACGATGGAACGATCGTGCCAGGCACAGCTTCTGGCCATGGCCGCGGGCACCCCGCACGAGATCGACCGGGAGACCGCGGAGCAGGTCCGCACGCAGATCGGCGGGCCGCTCGCAGGCTGGTTCCAGTTCCGTCCGCTGTGGGACCAGATCATCGCATCCTCGCCGGACCTGTTCGGCTGA
- a CDS encoding enoyl-CoA hydratase/isomerase family protein translates to MKPGPTGLHPYSDNFIRLGRVPAVTISALKGRTRGAGSEFALATDIRFAGLRAVLGQFGVGAVPGGNATGHLGRLVGRGRAMEILLGADDFPAKLAAEYGYVNRVLPEDELDDFADAFAHRIAGFDKVAVAGTKALIDESIPILDEEFGSALTTYFQTVGRPVNEHRVRRRFEGGLQKPDGIELDLGKQVAESNRS, encoded by the coding sequence ATGAAGCCCGGCCCCACAGGGCTCCACCCCTACTCGGACAACTTCATCCGCCTCGGCAGGGTCCCAGCCGTCACGATCTCCGCACTCAAGGGCCGCACCCGCGGAGCGGGAAGTGAGTTCGCGCTGGCCACGGACATCCGTTTCGCCGGACTCCGCGCGGTCCTGGGGCAGTTCGGTGTCGGGGCCGTGCCCGGCGGCAACGCGACGGGACACCTGGGCAGGCTGGTGGGCCGGGGCCGCGCGATGGAGATCCTGCTGGGGGCCGACGACTTCCCAGCGAAACTGGCGGCAGAATACGGCTACGTCAACCGCGTCCTCCCCGAGGACGAACTGGATGATTTCGCCGACGCCTTCGCCCACCGTATCGCAGGGTTCGACAAGGTCGCCGTGGCCGGAACCAAGGCCCTCATCGACGAGAGCATCCCGATTTTGGATGAAGAGTTCGGATCCGCCCTGACCACCTACTTCCAAACGGTAGGACGGCCCGTGAACGAACACCGCGTCCGGCGCCGCTTCGAAGGAGGCCTGCAGAAGCCGGACGGCATCGAACTCGACCTCGGCAAGCAGGTCGCAGAGAGCAACCGGAGCTGA